In Acidobacteriota bacterium, the following are encoded in one genomic region:
- a CDS encoding DUF1592 domain-containing protein: MGLTGGILRVSVAALALASAVPAEAQELDHRALLDRYCVTCHNERLRTAELQLDTADVANVATDPALWEKVARKLRAGAMPPAPRPRPDEATYARFIGWIESELDAAAATSPDPGRTETFHRLNRAEYRNVIRDLLALDVDVAELLPADDGSYGFDNIAGVLGVSPTLLERYLSAAKKVSRLAIGNPDVTPTAMTYRLAADYPQDDRIDGLPFGTRGGMAIPFAFPADAEYTIRVRLSRDTADNIKTFVEAHELDVSLDGEHLETFIVGGETAPEDRRSDEYREWRLAQGRIDEDWVIRLPVRAGPRTLRVAFRKKTSAYPETLRQPYLRPYTNTTGGDTRYQPYLESVVITGPFEGSGAPPAVDTPSRARVFTCLPANDADATEARACAREILSTLARRGYRRPVTDRDLDILLGFYEDGAADGNFERGVELAVRRLLVSPEFLFRVVRDPEDVGPGENYRLGDLELASRLSFFLWSSIPDDELLDAAVEGRLSDPDVLEAQVRRMLDDERSRALVENFAGQWLYLRNIPALVPDENRYPEFGEGLRQAMRRETELFFESIVREDRNVLELLTADYTFVNERLARHYGIPGVSGSHFRRVTLPDATRRGLLGHGSILAATAYPTRTSPVLRGKWVLENLLGTPPPLPPPDVPSLEETTSEGRALSMREAMEQHRASPVCASCHRLMDPPGFALEEFDAVGKHRTRNEANLPIDASGMLPDGTGFEGAAGLRDALLKRPDLVVTTLTEKLMTYALGRGVEHYDAPAVRTITRAAARDGTTFSSIVLGIVRSVPFQMRRSAS; encoded by the coding sequence ATGGGACTGACCGGGGGGATTCTGCGAGTCTCGGTTGCGGCGCTTGCGTTGGCGTCCGCCGTACCGGCCGAAGCGCAGGAGCTCGACCATCGGGCGCTGCTCGATCGCTACTGCGTCACCTGCCACAACGAGCGGCTTCGCACCGCCGAGCTGCAACTCGACACCGCGGACGTGGCCAACGTCGCGACGGACCCCGCGCTTTGGGAGAAGGTGGCGCGGAAGCTGCGCGCGGGCGCCATGCCGCCGGCCCCGCGCCCGCGGCCCGACGAGGCTACCTACGCGCGCTTCATCGGGTGGATCGAATCGGAGCTCGATGCGGCGGCTGCAACCAGTCCCGATCCGGGGCGGACGGAGACGTTCCACCGGCTGAACCGCGCCGAGTACCGCAACGTCATCCGCGACCTGCTCGCGCTGGACGTCGATGTCGCGGAGCTGCTCCCGGCCGACGACGGCAGCTACGGCTTCGACAACATCGCTGGCGTCCTGGGCGTCTCGCCGACCCTGCTCGAACGCTATCTGTCCGCGGCCAAGAAGGTGAGCCGCCTGGCAATCGGCAATCCGGACGTCACGCCGACCGCGATGACCTACCGGCTCGCGGCCGACTATCCGCAGGACGACCGAATCGATGGCCTGCCGTTCGGCACCCGCGGCGGAATGGCGATCCCGTTCGCCTTCCCGGCCGACGCGGAGTACACCATCCGCGTCCGGCTGAGCCGCGACACGGCGGACAACATCAAGACTTTCGTGGAAGCGCATGAGCTGGACGTCAGCCTGGACGGGGAGCATCTCGAAACCTTCATCGTCGGCGGCGAGACGGCGCCGGAGGATCGGCGGAGCGATGAGTATCGCGAGTGGCGACTCGCCCAGGGACGGATTGACGAGGACTGGGTGATACGCCTTCCGGTGCGGGCCGGCCCCCGGACGCTGCGCGTCGCGTTCCGGAAGAAGACATCCGCCTATCCCGAAACGCTCCGGCAGCCGTACCTACGGCCGTACACCAATACCACGGGCGGCGACACCCGCTATCAGCCGTACCTCGAGAGCGTTGTCATCACGGGACCGTTCGAGGGGAGCGGCGCGCCGCCCGCCGTGGACACGCCGAGCCGCGCGCGCGTATTCACCTGCCTGCCGGCAAACGACGCGGACGCGACGGAGGCGCGAGCCTGCGCCCGCGAGATCCTGTCGACGCTGGCCCGGCGGGGTTACCGGCGCCCGGTGACCGACCGAGATCTGGACATCCTGCTCGGGTTCTACGAGGACGGCGCGGCGGACGGCAACTTCGAACGCGGCGTCGAACTGGCGGTCCGCCGCCTCCTCGTCAGCCCCGAGTTCCTGTTCCGGGTCGTCCGCGATCCGGAGGACGTCGGCCCGGGCGAGAACTATCGGCTGGGCGACCTGGAGCTCGCGTCACGTCTCTCGTTCTTCCTCTGGAGCAGCATTCCGGACGACGAGCTGCTCGACGCGGCGGTAGAGGGACGGCTGAGCGATCCGGACGTGCTGGAGGCGCAGGTCCGCCGGATGCTCGACGACGAGCGGTCGCGCGCACTGGTCGAGAACTTCGCCGGGCAGTGGCTCTACTTGCGCAACATCCCGGCCCTGGTGCCCGACGAGAACCGGTACCCGGAGTTCGGCGAAGGTTTGCGGCAGGCGATGCGCCGCGAGACGGAGCTCTTCTTCGAGAGCATCGTGCGCGAGGACCGGAACGTCCTGGAGCTGCTGACCGCGGACTATACGTTCGTCAACGAGCGGCTTGCGCGCCATTACGGCATTCCGGGGGTATCCGGGAGCCACTTCCGGCGCGTGACGCTGCCCGATGCGACGCGGCGCGGCCTGCTGGGACACGGCAGCATCCTCGCGGCGACCGCCTATCCGACGCGAACCTCGCCGGTCCTGCGCGGCAAGTGGGTGCTGGAGAACCTGCTGGGCACGCCGCCGCCGCTTCCGCCGCCGGACGTGCCTTCCCTCGAGGAGACGACCAGCGAAGGGCGCGCGTTGTCGATGCGCGAGGCGATGGAACAGCATCGCGCCAGCCCGGTCTGCGCGAGTTGCCACCGCCTGATGGATCCGCCGGGCTTCGCTCTCGAGGAGTTCGACGCGGTCGGCAAGCACCGGACGCGCAACGAGGCCAACCTGCCGATCGACGCCTCCGGCATGCTGCCGGACGGCACCGGGTTCGAGGGCGCCGCCGGCCTGCGCGACGCGCTGCTCAAGCGACCTGACCTGGTGGTCACCACGCTGACCGAGAAACTGATGACCTACGCGCTCGGCCGCGGCGTCGAGCACTACGACGCACCCGCCGTCCGCACGATCACCCGCGCCGCCGCGCGTGACGGCACGACGTTCTCGTCGATCGTCCTGGGCATCGTCCGAAGCGTGCCCTTCCAGATGAGGAGATCCGCATCATGA